A stretch of Balaenoptera ricei isolate mBalRic1 chromosome 9, mBalRic1.hap2, whole genome shotgun sequence DNA encodes these proteins:
- the KRBA1 gene encoding protein KRBA1 isoform X3, with translation MARQVSMAFQDLAVRFSEDEWRLLGEGQRALYLDVMRENYETLASLGTVELLPLSAFLSPSEPGGATGGGSCAGDGPEPPRGGGPLGGAPQHSLHLSALVQLVKEIPEFLFGEVSPEGGGASLDGEGASPEAAVMGDTCPLRGLLGCLPDTPVGRPGLAAMPSGGSSSSPPRARGQGSPLPIKAADMPRPVEEESPGAPSEEPSPPTCSPGRWKSHRTQERGTTGAGAAGTSPGNSPLQGLISCLKEILEPGPQHPERPQALLPPVPSLGASPLTGAEPRPGSPPWAVKTETASGDCPLQGLLNCLKEIPEARDKQPSPSGARDPRLQEDPGAWKRNSGGLCPLQTPPPGPGAGSVLSAVKVEDGWAQGPPEPASCQLSKRTHGPSAAGSPGDSGGTAWVRVPSWGSAARAGSASSSPLEALEACLRGIPLSGSLPSQPPASSWSRSPQPGDPGSQRPELQRLESHSKEVVLGPLPALGLQGCTRESPVLPAGSQGTPTSFSSSSSVDGDLDFQSPEGSQGHRPGKGSPVGSSPLQGLENCLREIPAPGPQPTWSCFSAGHRGPWRVEPKNWTAGMEGLRGQACEPAHLGQRGGDVPTRSLRLASPQALASGTIPACHQRGPKDPRAARPGPWTWLPDGPATKPSPLHCLENSLKGILPGGPLRFACLADPVPGPSPSPSPSSSSSSSSSEGEDPRLEPELWQPLLQERDRLPSCKGLGPPSPHPGGPRAGSSPGEGRRRGETGDHRGLSAGKAEEKVGGRSHPPWTEVCLESLGPPGPLGSAGGGRVQISPVRVALGKRCVSTPQVLCALPAGAAVGPCPASQLGKRSGSGPCQPPGSACGPLSWNPTAGEESRGLGPGDGSPGVTARTHPRPLPGDPPGPPPGVAIPRALPRASPRPPCPCGSSLQHELRSLGAALSEKLDRLAGALAGLAQEVAAVRTQVDRLRRRPRGPGPKGLLRGPRWTGGPAHRHPPYWRHKGPRRPRPKILRGQVEGCRAGDSPGLASARPRLVPQLPPDVPLAEASGPSSGLSPQPLSSACSSPAVLTACHPLGCPEGHRSPPPPSLPAAPPPQVAASAGAEPRAAAAAPPRTLKWPKDPSCLLAGLQRTLEGELWGGEHRDPGWGPPSRRLTGLRPAEDAPPLAASSGGRPSPSAPCSRTFPVSGL, from the exons ATGGCGCGCCAG GTGTCCATGGCCTTCCAGGACCTGGCCGTGCGGTTCTCCGAGGACGAGTGGcggctgctgggggaggggcagagggcgcTCTACCTGGACGTGATGCGGGAGAACTACGAGACGCTGGCCTCCCTGG GGACAGTGGAGCTGCTGCCCCTCTctgccttcctgtctccctcGGAGCCTGGAGGAGCCACGGGGGGCGGGAGCTGTGCTGGTGATGGGCCGGAGCCTCCTCGGGGAGGAGGGCCCCTGG GAGGAGCCCCCCAGCACAGCCTGCACCTCAGCGCCCTGGTGCAGCTGGTGAAGGAGATCCCAGAGTTCCTGTTCGGGGAAGTCAGCCCTGAGGGCGGAGGAGCCAGCCTGGACGGGGAGGGGGCGAGCCCCGAGG CAGCTGTGATGGGGGACACTTGCCCTCTCCGAGGCTTGCTCGGCTGCCTTCCAGACACACCTGTCGGCCGGCCTGGCCTGGCCGCCATGCCCAGCGGCGGCTCATCCAGCAGCCCGCCCAGAGCCAGGGGGCAGGGGAGCCCCCTCCCCATCA AAGCTGCTGACATGCCAAGGCCTGTGGAGGAGGAAAGCCCAGGAGCCCCCAGCGAGGAGCCTAGCCCTCCCACCTGTAGCCCCGGCAGGTGGAAGAGCCACAGGACTCAGGAGAGAGGGACCacgggggcag GAGCCGCAGGAACCTCTCCTGGGAACAGCCCCTTGCAAGGCCTCATCAGCTGCCTGAAGGAAATCCTCGAGCCCGGGCCCCAGCACCCCGAGCGGCCCCAGGCCTTACTGCCGCCCGTCCCCAGCCTGGGTGCGTCCCCGCTGACCGGAGCAGAGCCGCGGCCTGGGAGCCCGCCCTGGGCAG TGAAGACAGAGACAGCCTCAGGGGATTGTCCCCTCCAGGGTCTGCTGAACTGTCTGAAGGAGATCCCAGAGGCCCGGGACAAGCAACCCAGCCCCTCAGGAGCAAGGGACCCACGGCTGCAGGAGGACCCAGGGGCCTGGAAAAGGAATTCTGGAG GGCTCTGCCCCCTCCAGACGCCTCCCCCCGGGCCTGGCGCTGGCAGCGTGCTCTCTGCAGTGAAGGTGGAGGACGGCTGGGCCCAGGGGCCCCCAGAGCCCGCATCCTGTCAGCTCAGCAAGCGGACCCACGGCCCTTCTGCCGCGGGCAGCCCCGGGGACAGTGGAGGCACCGCCTGGGTCCGAGTGCCCAGCTGGGGCTCTGCAGCTCGAG CCGGCAGCGCCTCGAGCTCACCCCTGGAAGCCCTGGAGGCCTGTCTGAGGGGCATCCCCCTGAGTGGGTCGTTACCTTCCCAGCCGCCGGCCAGCTCTTGGTCCCGGAGCCCCCAGCCAGGAGACCCTGGGTCTCAGAGGCCCGAGCTGCAGCGCCTCGAATCACACAGCAAAG AGGTGGTCTTGGGGCCTCTTCCGGCTCTGGGCCTGCAGGGCTGCACGAGAGAGAGCCCTGTCCTCCCTGCAGGCTCCCAAGGCACCCCCACCAGCTTCTCTTCGTCCAGCAGCGTTGACGGGGACCTGGATTTCCAGAGCCCTGAGGGCAGCCAGGGGCATCGGCCTGGAAAAG GAAGCCCCGTGGGAAGCTCCCCGCTCCAGGGCCTGGAGAACTGCCTCAGAGAGATACCCGCACCTGGGCCGCAGCCCACCTGGTCCTGCTTCTCAGCAGGGCACAGGGGGCCATGGAGAGTGGAGCCCAAGAACTGGACGGCAGGCATGGAAG GACTGAGGGGCCAGGCCTGTGAGCCAGCCCACCTGGGACAGCGAGGGGGTGACGTGCCCACCAGGAGCCTCCGCCTGGCCAGCCCACAGGCACTTGCCTCTGGCACCATCCCTGCCTGCCACCAGCGAGGCCCCAAGGACCCCAGGGCCGCCAGGCCAGGACCGTGGACGTGGCTCCCAGATG GGCCAGCCACCAAGCCCTCCCCACTCCACTGCCTGGAGAACTCTCTGAAGGGGATTCTGCCCGGGGGGCCCTTGCGCTTCGCCTGCCTGGCCGACCCTGTCccgggccccagccccagccccagccccagctccagctccagctccagcagcTCGGAAGGAGAAGACCCACGgctggagcctgagctctggcAGCCCCTCCTGCAGG AGAGGGACCGCCTTCCCAGCTGCAAGGGCCTTGGCCCTCCTTCCCCACACCCTGGCGGCCCTCGCGCTGGCAGCAGCCCTGGTGAAGGCCGGAGAAGAGGCGAGACCGGGGACCACCGTGGTCTCAGTGCAG GAAAAGCAGAAGAGAAGGTGGGAGGCCGGTCCCATCCGCCCTGGACAGAAGTGTGCTTGGAGAGCCTGGGCCCGCCTGGCCCCCTGGGCAGCGCCGGAGGAG gtcgTGTCCAAATATCCCCGGTCAGAGTGGCTCTGGGAAAACGATGTGTATCCACACCCCAAGTGCTCTGTGCCCTTCCTGCGGGGGCAGCTGTGGGTCCCTGCCCTGCCTCTCAGCTGGGGAAAAGGTCGGGATCTGGGCCCTGCCAGCCTCCTGGGTCAGCCTGCGGGCCCCTGTCCTGGAATCCGACGGCTGGTGAAGAGTCCAGGGGCCTGGGGCCCGGAGACGGAAGCCCAGGTGTTACAG CCAGGACCCACCCGAGGCCCCTTCCCGGAGATCCGCCTGGGCCTCCCCCTGGAGTCGCCATCCCTAGGGCTTTGCCGCGCGCCTCCCCGCGGCCACCGTGCCCCTGCGGGAGTTCCCTGCAGCACGAGCTCCGCAGCCTCGGTGCCGCCCTCTCGGAGAAGCTGGATCGGCTGGCCGGGGCCCTGGCCGGCCTGGCTCAGGAAGTGGCCGCCGTGAGAACCCAGGTGGATCGGCTGAGGCGGCGCCCGCGGGGCCCGGGGCCGAAGGGCCTCCTCCGGGGCCCTCGCTGGACTGGTGGCCCTGCTCACAGACACCCTCCCTACTGGAGGCACAAGGGCCCCCGCAGGCCGAGACCGAAGATCTTGCGGGGCCAGGTGGAAGGCTGCAGGGCCGGCGACTCCCCAGGCCTGGCCAGCGCGAGGCCCCGCCTGGTGCCTCAGCTGCCCCCGGACGTGCCCCTGGCAGAGGCTTCGGGGCCCAGCTCTGGCCTTTCCCCACAGCCTCTCTCCTCGGCATGCAGCAGCCCCGCTGTGCTGACCGCGTGTCACCCCCTCGGATGCCCGGAGGGCCACCGGAGCCCCCCGCCCCCTTCACTGCCTgctgccccacccccccaggtgGCCGCCAGTGCAGGAGCAGAGCCTCGGGCTGCAGCAGCGGCACCGCCCAGGACCCTAAAGTGGCCCAAGGATCCGAGCTGCCTGTTGGCGGGGCTCCAGAGAACCCTTGAGGGGGAGCTGTGGGGTGGGGAGCACAGGGACCCCGGGTGGGGGCCCCCTAGCCGCCGTCTTACTGGGCTGCGTCCTGCCGAGGATGCCCCACCCCTGGCCGCCTCTTCTGGGGGCCGGCCGTCCCCCTCGGCCCCCTGCAGCCGAACCTTCCCCGTGTCTGGACTGTGA
- the KRBA1 gene encoding protein KRBA1 isoform X2, producing the protein MARQVSMAFQDLAVRFSEDEWRLLGEGQRALYLDVMRENYETLASLGTVELLPLSAFLSPSEPGGATGGGSCAGDGPEPPRGGGPLGGAPQHSLHLSALVQLVKEIPEFLFGEVSPEGGGASLDGEGASPEAVMGDTCPLRGLLGCLPDTPVGRPGLAAMPSGGSSSSPPRARGQGSPLPIKAADMPRPVEEESPGAPSEEPSPPTCSPGRWKSHRTQERGTTGAGAAGTSPGNSPLQGLISCLKEILEPGPQHPERPQALLPPVPSLGASPLTGAEPRPGSPPWAVKTETASGDCPLQGLLNCLKEIPEARDKQPSPSGARDPRLQEDPGAWKRNSGGLCPLQTPPPGPGAGSVLSAVKVEDGWAQGPPEPASCQLSKRTHGPSAAGSPGDSGGTAWVRVPSWGSAARAGSASSSPLEALEACLRGIPLSGSLPSQPPASSWSRSPQPGDPGSQRPELQRLESHSKEVVLGPLPALGLQGCTRESPVLPAGSQGTPTSFSSSSSVDGDLDFQSPEGSQGHRPGKGSPVGSSPLQGLENCLREIPAPGPQPTWSCFSAGHRGPWRVEPKNWTAGMEGLRGQACEPAHLGQRGGDVPTRSLRLASPQALASGTIPACHQRGPKDPRAARPGPWTWLPDGPATKPSPLHCLENSLKGILPGGPLRFACLADPVPGPSPSPSPSSSSSSSSSEGEDPRLEPELWQPLLQERDRLPSCKGLGPPSPHPGGPRAGSSPGEGRRRGETGDHRGLSAAGKAEEKVGGRSHPPWTEVCLESLGPPGPLGSAGGGRVQISPVRVALGKRCVSTPQVLCALPAGAAVGPCPASQLGKRSGSGPCQPPGSACGPLSWNPTAGEESRGLGPGDGSPGVTARTHPRPLPGDPPGPPPGVAIPRALPRASPRPPCPCGSSLQHELRSLGAALSEKLDRLAGALAGLAQEVAAVRTQVDRLRRRPRGPGPKGLLRGPRWTGGPAHRHPPYWRHKGPRRPRPKILRGQVEGCRAGDSPGLASARPRLVPQLPPDVPLAEASGPSSGLSPQPLSSACSSPAVLTACHPLGCPEGHRSPPPPSLPAAPPPQVAASAGAEPRAAAAAPPRTLKWPKDPSCLLAGLQRTLEGELWGGEHRDPGWGPPSRRLTGLRPAEDAPPLAASSGGRPSPSAPCSRTFPVSGL; encoded by the exons ATGGCGCGCCAG GTGTCCATGGCCTTCCAGGACCTGGCCGTGCGGTTCTCCGAGGACGAGTGGcggctgctgggggaggggcagagggcgcTCTACCTGGACGTGATGCGGGAGAACTACGAGACGCTGGCCTCCCTGG GGACAGTGGAGCTGCTGCCCCTCTctgccttcctgtctccctcGGAGCCTGGAGGAGCCACGGGGGGCGGGAGCTGTGCTGGTGATGGGCCGGAGCCTCCTCGGGGAGGAGGGCCCCTGG GAGGAGCCCCCCAGCACAGCCTGCACCTCAGCGCCCTGGTGCAGCTGGTGAAGGAGATCCCAGAGTTCCTGTTCGGGGAAGTCAGCCCTGAGGGCGGAGGAGCCAGCCTGGACGGGGAGGGGGCGAGCCCCGAGG CTGTGATGGGGGACACTTGCCCTCTCCGAGGCTTGCTCGGCTGCCTTCCAGACACACCTGTCGGCCGGCCTGGCCTGGCCGCCATGCCCAGCGGCGGCTCATCCAGCAGCCCGCCCAGAGCCAGGGGGCAGGGGAGCCCCCTCCCCATCA AAGCTGCTGACATGCCAAGGCCTGTGGAGGAGGAAAGCCCAGGAGCCCCCAGCGAGGAGCCTAGCCCTCCCACCTGTAGCCCCGGCAGGTGGAAGAGCCACAGGACTCAGGAGAGAGGGACCacgggggcag GAGCCGCAGGAACCTCTCCTGGGAACAGCCCCTTGCAAGGCCTCATCAGCTGCCTGAAGGAAATCCTCGAGCCCGGGCCCCAGCACCCCGAGCGGCCCCAGGCCTTACTGCCGCCCGTCCCCAGCCTGGGTGCGTCCCCGCTGACCGGAGCAGAGCCGCGGCCTGGGAGCCCGCCCTGGGCAG TGAAGACAGAGACAGCCTCAGGGGATTGTCCCCTCCAGGGTCTGCTGAACTGTCTGAAGGAGATCCCAGAGGCCCGGGACAAGCAACCCAGCCCCTCAGGAGCAAGGGACCCACGGCTGCAGGAGGACCCAGGGGCCTGGAAAAGGAATTCTGGAG GGCTCTGCCCCCTCCAGACGCCTCCCCCCGGGCCTGGCGCTGGCAGCGTGCTCTCTGCAGTGAAGGTGGAGGACGGCTGGGCCCAGGGGCCCCCAGAGCCCGCATCCTGTCAGCTCAGCAAGCGGACCCACGGCCCTTCTGCCGCGGGCAGCCCCGGGGACAGTGGAGGCACCGCCTGGGTCCGAGTGCCCAGCTGGGGCTCTGCAGCTCGAG CCGGCAGCGCCTCGAGCTCACCCCTGGAAGCCCTGGAGGCCTGTCTGAGGGGCATCCCCCTGAGTGGGTCGTTACCTTCCCAGCCGCCGGCCAGCTCTTGGTCCCGGAGCCCCCAGCCAGGAGACCCTGGGTCTCAGAGGCCCGAGCTGCAGCGCCTCGAATCACACAGCAAAG AGGTGGTCTTGGGGCCTCTTCCGGCTCTGGGCCTGCAGGGCTGCACGAGAGAGAGCCCTGTCCTCCCTGCAGGCTCCCAAGGCACCCCCACCAGCTTCTCTTCGTCCAGCAGCGTTGACGGGGACCTGGATTTCCAGAGCCCTGAGGGCAGCCAGGGGCATCGGCCTGGAAAAG GAAGCCCCGTGGGAAGCTCCCCGCTCCAGGGCCTGGAGAACTGCCTCAGAGAGATACCCGCACCTGGGCCGCAGCCCACCTGGTCCTGCTTCTCAGCAGGGCACAGGGGGCCATGGAGAGTGGAGCCCAAGAACTGGACGGCAGGCATGGAAG GACTGAGGGGCCAGGCCTGTGAGCCAGCCCACCTGGGACAGCGAGGGGGTGACGTGCCCACCAGGAGCCTCCGCCTGGCCAGCCCACAGGCACTTGCCTCTGGCACCATCCCTGCCTGCCACCAGCGAGGCCCCAAGGACCCCAGGGCCGCCAGGCCAGGACCGTGGACGTGGCTCCCAGATG GGCCAGCCACCAAGCCCTCCCCACTCCACTGCCTGGAGAACTCTCTGAAGGGGATTCTGCCCGGGGGGCCCTTGCGCTTCGCCTGCCTGGCCGACCCTGTCccgggccccagccccagccccagccccagctccagctccagctccagcagcTCGGAAGGAGAAGACCCACGgctggagcctgagctctggcAGCCCCTCCTGCAGG AGAGGGACCGCCTTCCCAGCTGCAAGGGCCTTGGCCCTCCTTCCCCACACCCTGGCGGCCCTCGCGCTGGCAGCAGCCCTGGTGAAGGCCGGAGAAGAGGCGAGACCGGGGACCACCGTGGTCTCAGTGCAG CAGGAAAAGCAGAAGAGAAGGTGGGAGGCCGGTCCCATCCGCCCTGGACAGAAGTGTGCTTGGAGAGCCTGGGCCCGCCTGGCCCCCTGGGCAGCGCCGGAGGAG gtcgTGTCCAAATATCCCCGGTCAGAGTGGCTCTGGGAAAACGATGTGTATCCACACCCCAAGTGCTCTGTGCCCTTCCTGCGGGGGCAGCTGTGGGTCCCTGCCCTGCCTCTCAGCTGGGGAAAAGGTCGGGATCTGGGCCCTGCCAGCCTCCTGGGTCAGCCTGCGGGCCCCTGTCCTGGAATCCGACGGCTGGTGAAGAGTCCAGGGGCCTGGGGCCCGGAGACGGAAGCCCAGGTGTTACAG CCAGGACCCACCCGAGGCCCCTTCCCGGAGATCCGCCTGGGCCTCCCCCTGGAGTCGCCATCCCTAGGGCTTTGCCGCGCGCCTCCCCGCGGCCACCGTGCCCCTGCGGGAGTTCCCTGCAGCACGAGCTCCGCAGCCTCGGTGCCGCCCTCTCGGAGAAGCTGGATCGGCTGGCCGGGGCCCTGGCCGGCCTGGCTCAGGAAGTGGCCGCCGTGAGAACCCAGGTGGATCGGCTGAGGCGGCGCCCGCGGGGCCCGGGGCCGAAGGGCCTCCTCCGGGGCCCTCGCTGGACTGGTGGCCCTGCTCACAGACACCCTCCCTACTGGAGGCACAAGGGCCCCCGCAGGCCGAGACCGAAGATCTTGCGGGGCCAGGTGGAAGGCTGCAGGGCCGGCGACTCCCCAGGCCTGGCCAGCGCGAGGCCCCGCCTGGTGCCTCAGCTGCCCCCGGACGTGCCCCTGGCAGAGGCTTCGGGGCCCAGCTCTGGCCTTTCCCCACAGCCTCTCTCCTCGGCATGCAGCAGCCCCGCTGTGCTGACCGCGTGTCACCCCCTCGGATGCCCGGAGGGCCACCGGAGCCCCCCGCCCCCTTCACTGCCTgctgccccacccccccaggtgGCCGCCAGTGCAGGAGCAGAGCCTCGGGCTGCAGCAGCGGCACCGCCCAGGACCCTAAAGTGGCCCAAGGATCCGAGCTGCCTGTTGGCGGGGCTCCAGAGAACCCTTGAGGGGGAGCTGTGGGGTGGGGAGCACAGGGACCCCGGGTGGGGGCCCCCTAGCCGCCGTCTTACTGGGCTGCGTCCTGCCGAGGATGCCCCACCCCTGGCCGCCTCTTCTGGGGGCCGGCCGTCCCCCTCGGCCCCCTGCAGCCGAACCTTCCCCGTGTCTGGACTGTGA
- the KRBA1 gene encoding protein KRBA1 isoform X5 encodes MARQVSMAFQDLAVRFSEDEWRLLGEGQRALYLDVMRENYETLASLGTVELLPLSAFLSPSEPGGATGGGSCAGDGPEPPRGGGPLGGAPQHSLHLSALVQLVKEIPEFLFGEVSPEGGGASLDGEGASPEAAVMGDTCPLRGLLGCLPDTPVGRPGLAAMPSGGSSSSPPRARGQGSPLPIKAADMPRPVEEESPGAPSEEPSPPTCSPGRWKSHRTQERGTTGAGAAGTSPGNSPLQGLISCLKEILEPGPQHPERPQALLPPVPSLGASPLTGAEPRPGSPPWAVKTETASGDCPLQGLLNCLKEIPEARDKQPSPSGARDPRLQEDPGAWKRNSGGLCPLQTPPPGPGAGSVLSAVKVEDGWAQGPPEPASCQLSKRTHGPSAAGSPGDSGGTAWVRVPSWGSAARAGSASSSPLEALEACLRGIPLSGSLPSQPPASSWSRSPQPGDPGSQRPELQRLESHSKGSQGTPTSFSSSSSVDGDLDFQSPEGSQGHRPGKGSPVGSSPLQGLENCLREIPAPGPQPTWSCFSAGHRGPWRVEPKNWTAGMEGLRGQACEPAHLGQRGGDVPTRSLRLASPQALASGTIPACHQRGPKDPRAARPGPWTWLPDGPATKPSPLHCLENSLKGILPGGPLRFACLADPVPGPSPSPSPSSSSSSSSSEGEDPRLEPELWQPLLQERDRLPSCKGLGPPSPHPGGPRAGSSPGEGRRRGETGDHRGLSAAGKAEEKVGGRSHPPWTEVCLESLGPPGPLGSAGGGRVQISPVRVALGKRCVSTPQVLCALPAGAAVGPCPASQLGKRSGSGPCQPPGSACGPLSWNPTAGEESRGLGPGDGSPGVTARTHPRPLPGDPPGPPPGVAIPRALPRASPRPPCPCGSSLQHELRSLGAALSEKLDRLAGALAGLAQEVAAVRTQVDRLRRRPRGPGPKGLLRGPRWTGGPAHRHPPYWRHKGPRRPRPKILRGQVEGCRAGDSPGLASARPRLVPQLPPDVPLAEASGPSSGLSPQPLSSACSSPAVLTACHPLGCPEGHRSPPPPSLPAAPPPQVAASAGAEPRAAAAAPPRTLKWPKDPSCLLAGLQRTLEGELWGGEHRDPGWGPPSRRLTGLRPAEDAPPLAASSGGRPSPSAPCSRTFPVSGL; translated from the exons ATGGCGCGCCAG GTGTCCATGGCCTTCCAGGACCTGGCCGTGCGGTTCTCCGAGGACGAGTGGcggctgctgggggaggggcagagggcgcTCTACCTGGACGTGATGCGGGAGAACTACGAGACGCTGGCCTCCCTGG GGACAGTGGAGCTGCTGCCCCTCTctgccttcctgtctccctcGGAGCCTGGAGGAGCCACGGGGGGCGGGAGCTGTGCTGGTGATGGGCCGGAGCCTCCTCGGGGAGGAGGGCCCCTGG GAGGAGCCCCCCAGCACAGCCTGCACCTCAGCGCCCTGGTGCAGCTGGTGAAGGAGATCCCAGAGTTCCTGTTCGGGGAAGTCAGCCCTGAGGGCGGAGGAGCCAGCCTGGACGGGGAGGGGGCGAGCCCCGAGG CAGCTGTGATGGGGGACACTTGCCCTCTCCGAGGCTTGCTCGGCTGCCTTCCAGACACACCTGTCGGCCGGCCTGGCCTGGCCGCCATGCCCAGCGGCGGCTCATCCAGCAGCCCGCCCAGAGCCAGGGGGCAGGGGAGCCCCCTCCCCATCA AAGCTGCTGACATGCCAAGGCCTGTGGAGGAGGAAAGCCCAGGAGCCCCCAGCGAGGAGCCTAGCCCTCCCACCTGTAGCCCCGGCAGGTGGAAGAGCCACAGGACTCAGGAGAGAGGGACCacgggggcag GAGCCGCAGGAACCTCTCCTGGGAACAGCCCCTTGCAAGGCCTCATCAGCTGCCTGAAGGAAATCCTCGAGCCCGGGCCCCAGCACCCCGAGCGGCCCCAGGCCTTACTGCCGCCCGTCCCCAGCCTGGGTGCGTCCCCGCTGACCGGAGCAGAGCCGCGGCCTGGGAGCCCGCCCTGGGCAG TGAAGACAGAGACAGCCTCAGGGGATTGTCCCCTCCAGGGTCTGCTGAACTGTCTGAAGGAGATCCCAGAGGCCCGGGACAAGCAACCCAGCCCCTCAGGAGCAAGGGACCCACGGCTGCAGGAGGACCCAGGGGCCTGGAAAAGGAATTCTGGAG GGCTCTGCCCCCTCCAGACGCCTCCCCCCGGGCCTGGCGCTGGCAGCGTGCTCTCTGCAGTGAAGGTGGAGGACGGCTGGGCCCAGGGGCCCCCAGAGCCCGCATCCTGTCAGCTCAGCAAGCGGACCCACGGCCCTTCTGCCGCGGGCAGCCCCGGGGACAGTGGAGGCACCGCCTGGGTCCGAGTGCCCAGCTGGGGCTCTGCAGCTCGAG CCGGCAGCGCCTCGAGCTCACCCCTGGAAGCCCTGGAGGCCTGTCTGAGGGGCATCCCCCTGAGTGGGTCGTTACCTTCCCAGCCGCCGGCCAGCTCTTGGTCCCGGAGCCCCCAGCCAGGAGACCCTGGGTCTCAGAGGCCCGAGCTGCAGCGCCTCGAATCACACAGCAAAG GCTCCCAAGGCACCCCCACCAGCTTCTCTTCGTCCAGCAGCGTTGACGGGGACCTGGATTTCCAGAGCCCTGAGGGCAGCCAGGGGCATCGGCCTGGAAAAG GAAGCCCCGTGGGAAGCTCCCCGCTCCAGGGCCTGGAGAACTGCCTCAGAGAGATACCCGCACCTGGGCCGCAGCCCACCTGGTCCTGCTTCTCAGCAGGGCACAGGGGGCCATGGAGAGTGGAGCCCAAGAACTGGACGGCAGGCATGGAAG GACTGAGGGGCCAGGCCTGTGAGCCAGCCCACCTGGGACAGCGAGGGGGTGACGTGCCCACCAGGAGCCTCCGCCTGGCCAGCCCACAGGCACTTGCCTCTGGCACCATCCCTGCCTGCCACCAGCGAGGCCCCAAGGACCCCAGGGCCGCCAGGCCAGGACCGTGGACGTGGCTCCCAGATG GGCCAGCCACCAAGCCCTCCCCACTCCACTGCCTGGAGAACTCTCTGAAGGGGATTCTGCCCGGGGGGCCCTTGCGCTTCGCCTGCCTGGCCGACCCTGTCccgggccccagccccagccccagccccagctccagctccagctccagcagcTCGGAAGGAGAAGACCCACGgctggagcctgagctctggcAGCCCCTCCTGCAGG AGAGGGACCGCCTTCCCAGCTGCAAGGGCCTTGGCCCTCCTTCCCCACACCCTGGCGGCCCTCGCGCTGGCAGCAGCCCTGGTGAAGGCCGGAGAAGAGGCGAGACCGGGGACCACCGTGGTCTCAGTGCAG CAGGAAAAGCAGAAGAGAAGGTGGGAGGCCGGTCCCATCCGCCCTGGACAGAAGTGTGCTTGGAGAGCCTGGGCCCGCCTGGCCCCCTGGGCAGCGCCGGAGGAG gtcgTGTCCAAATATCCCCGGTCAGAGTGGCTCTGGGAAAACGATGTGTATCCACACCCCAAGTGCTCTGTGCCCTTCCTGCGGGGGCAGCTGTGGGTCCCTGCCCTGCCTCTCAGCTGGGGAAAAGGTCGGGATCTGGGCCCTGCCAGCCTCCTGGGTCAGCCTGCGGGCCCCTGTCCTGGAATCCGACGGCTGGTGAAGAGTCCAGGGGCCTGGGGCCCGGAGACGGAAGCCCAGGTGTTACAG CCAGGACCCACCCGAGGCCCCTTCCCGGAGATCCGCCTGGGCCTCCCCCTGGAGTCGCCATCCCTAGGGCTTTGCCGCGCGCCTCCCCGCGGCCACCGTGCCCCTGCGGGAGTTCCCTGCAGCACGAGCTCCGCAGCCTCGGTGCCGCCCTCTCGGAGAAGCTGGATCGGCTGGCCGGGGCCCTGGCCGGCCTGGCTCAGGAAGTGGCCGCCGTGAGAACCCAGGTGGATCGGCTGAGGCGGCGCCCGCGGGGCCCGGGGCCGAAGGGCCTCCTCCGGGGCCCTCGCTGGACTGGTGGCCCTGCTCACAGACACCCTCCCTACTGGAGGCACAAGGGCCCCCGCAGGCCGAGACCGAAGATCTTGCGGGGCCAGGTGGAAGGCTGCAGGGCCGGCGACTCCCCAGGCCTGGCCAGCGCGAGGCCCCGCCTGGTGCCTCAGCTGCCCCCGGACGTGCCCCTGGCAGAGGCTTCGGGGCCCAGCTCTGGCCTTTCCCCACAGCCTCTCTCCTCGGCATGCAGCAGCCCCGCTGTGCTGACCGCGTGTCACCCCCTCGGATGCCCGGAGGGCCACCGGAGCCCCCCGCCCCCTTCACTGCCTgctgccccacccccccaggtgGCCGCCAGTGCAGGAGCAGAGCCTCGGGCTGCAGCAGCGGCACCGCCCAGGACCCTAAAGTGGCCCAAGGATCCGAGCTGCCTGTTGGCGGGGCTCCAGAGAACCCTTGAGGGGGAGCTGTGGGGTGGGGAGCACAGGGACCCCGGGTGGGGGCCCCCTAGCCGCCGTCTTACTGGGCTGCGTCCTGCCGAGGATGCCCCACCCCTGGCCGCCTCTTCTGGGGGCCGGCCGTCCCCCTCGGCCCCCTGCAGCCGAACCTTCCCCGTGTCTGGACTGTGA